The Cloacibacillus sp. genome contains a region encoding:
- a CDS encoding double-cubane-cluster-containing anaerobic reductase, with amino-acid sequence MYNNIDQIFDEMREAVHNGPVAVKELKEAGRPVIGTYCTFTPWELVNAAGGISVSLCSTSDKPIAAAEKHLPRNLCPLIKSSYGFALTDTCPYFHFCDMVVGETTCDGKKKMYELLGKLRPTHVMQLPQRREHPMSLELWKGEIIALKEALEELCGTEITDEKLAESIALRNSMHAAAMRFYDLSKLPDAVVTGKEIMLVSDYLKFTFDYGKSVAKVNELVDKILENYIDGQRRQDIAAHRILITGCPMGKSLEKIVDILESPECASLVVGFENCGNLKCSHYKVREDIAPLDALAEKYLSIPCSVMSPNEGREELLRRYAERYRADGVVDVILQACHTYNVESYSIRQFLAGEGIPYIAVETDYSQGDLGQLATRFGAFTEML; translated from the coding sequence ATGTACAATAATATAGACCAAATATTTGATGAAATGCGCGAGGCCGTCCACAACGGCCCCGTAGCCGTGAAGGAACTTAAGGAGGCGGGCCGTCCGGTGATCGGCACCTACTGCACGTTTACGCCGTGGGAGCTCGTCAACGCCGCGGGCGGTATCTCCGTCTCATTGTGCAGCACCAGCGACAAACCGATCGCGGCTGCGGAAAAACACCTGCCGCGCAACCTCTGTCCGCTCATAAAGTCCAGCTACGGCTTCGCGCTAACCGACACCTGTCCCTACTTCCATTTCTGCGACATGGTCGTCGGAGAGACAACCTGCGACGGTAAAAAGAAGATGTACGAACTGCTCGGAAAGCTGCGCCCAACCCACGTCATGCAGCTGCCGCAGCGCAGGGAGCACCCCATGAGCCTCGAACTCTGGAAGGGGGAGATCATCGCGCTCAAAGAGGCGCTCGAAGAGCTCTGCGGCACGGAGATAACCGACGAAAAGCTCGCGGAGTCAATAGCGCTCAGAAACTCGATGCACGCCGCGGCGATGCGCTTCTATGACCTTTCAAAGCTGCCTGACGCCGTAGTAACGGGCAAGGAGATCATGCTCGTATCCGACTATCTCAAATTCACCTTCGACTATGGAAAGAGCGTGGCGAAGGTCAATGAACTCGTCGATAAAATACTGGAAAATTACATCGACGGCCAGCGCCGTCAGGACATCGCCGCCCACCGTATCCTCATCACGGGCTGCCCGATGGGAAAATCCTTGGAAAAGATCGTCGACATCCTCGAATCTCCTGAATGTGCCTCTCTCGTTGTCGGCTTTGAAAACTGCGGCAACCTCAAATGCTCGCACTATAAGGTCCGGGAGGATATCGCCCCGCTTGACGCGCTCGCGGAAAAATACCTCTCCATACCCTGCTCCGTCATGTCGCCCAACGAGGGACGCGAAGAGCTTCTGCGCCGCTACGCCGAAAGATACCGCGCCGACGGCGTCGTAGACGTCATCCTTCAGGCCTGCCACACATACAACGTCGAGTCCTACTCCATCCGCCAGTTCCTCGCCGGCGAGGGCATCCCATACATCGCGGTGGAGACCGACTATTCGCAGGGCGATCTCGGGCAGCTCGCCACCAGGTTCGGCGCCTTCACGGAGATGCTGTGA